In uncultured Cohaesibacter sp., a genomic segment contains:
- a CDS encoding ribonuclease activity regulator RraA: MKIPTITRPSKELIKALAEVGTATISGEMSKLGITDPYICGPVPMTGGKEVKTIAGPALTLQFLPKRKDVYDIDEYDDPEAQMHRQVLYQVEEGDVVVVDARGDMRSGIFGEMMVTYMAGRGGAGLIVDGCIRDSRKAIATGLPMWVRGTTPNFHTQTSMFPHAVNVPISCGGVLVMPGDIIVADADGAITVPVSFAEQALDVASKHAEWEDFSRFKLAQGGDLRKYYPLHETAREEYQAWCNENAHK; this comes from the coding sequence ATGAAAATACCAACAATTACACGCCCTTCAAAAGAGCTTATCAAGGCGCTTGCCGAAGTGGGAACCGCAACAATCAGCGGTGAAATGAGCAAGCTGGGCATTACCGATCCATATATCTGCGGCCCGGTTCCGATGACAGGCGGCAAGGAGGTAAAGACCATCGCAGGTCCGGCCCTCACCCTGCAATTCCTGCCGAAACGCAAGGACGTCTATGACATCGACGAATATGATGATCCGGAAGCCCAGATGCATCGGCAGGTGCTCTATCAGGTGGAAGAAGGCGATGTCGTGGTCGTCGATGCCCGCGGAGACATGCGCAGCGGTATCTTCGGCGAGATGATGGTGACCTATATGGCCGGGCGCGGTGGTGCGGGTCTCATTGTTGACGGGTGCATTCGCGATTCCAGAAAGGCCATCGCAACAGGGCTGCCGATGTGGGTGCGCGGAACCACCCCGAATTTTCACACCCAGACCAGCATGTTCCCCCATGCCGTCAATGTGCCCATCTCCTGTGGTGGGGTGCTTGTGATGCCCGGTGACATCATCGTCGCCGATGCCGATGGTGCCATTACCGTTCCGGTTTCTTTCGCCGAGCAGGCGCTTGATGTCGCGAGCAAGCATGCCGAATGGGAAGATTTCTCACGCTTCAAGCTCGCTCAGGGCGGGGATCTGCGGAAATATTATCCGCTGCATGAAACAGCCCGCGAGGAATATCAGGCTTGGTGCAACGAGAACGCCCACAAGTAA
- a CDS encoding ABC transporter ATP-binding protein: protein MASVSLSSIRKSFGTVEVLHGIDLEIEKGEFVVFVGPSGCGKSTMLRLIAGLEEITSGTLQIDGEKANDIPPGERGIAMVFQSYALYPHMTVFQNMAFGLEMAGMAKDEIDRRVRKSAHMLQLTDYLERYPRNLSGGQRQRVAIGRAVTRDPKVFLFDEPLSNLDAALRVATRIEIANLKEQMPDSTMIYVTHDQVEAMTLADRIVVFNSGHIEQVGTPLELYDRPRNLFVAKFIGSPEMNILQGALKMEGADPFLKMDDAALQLPQGAILKPSMAGKPLMVGIRPEHVRLSDPASARLSGKVLFSEKLGESTNLHLEIDKGAEAAFIAKLPDLVDVRRGEQVHLSFNDDKLHYFDADGLALS from the coding sequence ATGGCGAGTGTTTCACTATCCAGCATTCGAAAGTCTTTTGGTACGGTTGAAGTGCTGCATGGCATTGATCTGGAAATAGAAAAAGGCGAGTTCGTGGTTTTCGTCGGGCCTTCCGGATGCGGCAAATCAACCATGCTTCGGTTGATTGCCGGACTGGAAGAAATCACCAGCGGAACACTTCAGATTGATGGAGAGAAAGCCAACGACATTCCACCCGGCGAGCGGGGAATAGCGATGGTGTTCCAGTCCTACGCTCTCTATCCGCACATGACCGTGTTCCAGAATATGGCATTCGGTCTTGAAATGGCTGGAATGGCCAAGGACGAAATCGACCGGCGCGTTCGCAAATCGGCCCATATGCTGCAATTGACGGACTATCTGGAGCGCTATCCGCGCAATCTTTCGGGCGGCCAGCGCCAGCGCGTAGCAATCGGACGGGCGGTAACACGCGACCCGAAAGTCTTCCTGTTTGACGAACCCCTTTCAAACCTTGATGCAGCCTTGCGCGTGGCCACGCGTATCGAAATCGCCAATCTGAAAGAGCAGATGCCCGATTCCACCATGATCTATGTGACCCATGATCAGGTCGAGGCGATGACATTGGCCGACCGTATCGTTGTCTTCAATAGCGGCCATATCGAACAGGTCGGCACGCCGCTGGAGCTGTATGATCGGCCCAGAAATCTCTTTGTGGCGAAATTCATCGGCTCGCCCGAAATGAATATCCTGCAAGGCGCCCTGAAGATGGAGGGAGCGGACCCCTTCTTGAAAATGGATGATGCCGCGCTGCAACTGCCGCAAGGGGCAATCCTGAAGCCGTCAATGGCAGGCAAGCCCCTGATGGTCGGCATCAGGCCCGAGCATGTGCGGCTTTCAGACCCGGCCTCGGCCCGATTGTCCGGAAAGGTGCTGTTTTCCGAGAAGCTCGGCGAGTCGACCAATCTTCACCTTGAGATCGACAAGGGGGCCGAGGCGGCCTTCATCGCCAAATTGCCCGACCTGGTTGATGTGCGCCGCGGCGAGCAGGTGCATCTGAGCTTCAATGACGACAAACTGCATTATTTCGATGCGGATGGACTGGCTCTTTCCTGA
- the fucO gene encoding lactaldehyde reductase — MPRMILNETSYFGAGCRSELVTEVKNRGFDKALIVTDAVLVKSGVVEKVTALLDKAGLAYEIFDKVMPNPTIAVVKEGIETFKKAGADYLIAIGGGSPQDTSKAIGIVINNPEFDDIRSLEGVAPTKKPCVPIIALATTAGTAAEVTINYVITDTEKRRKFVCVDPHDIPIVAIIDSELMASMPTSLKAATGMDALTHAIEGYITLGAWELTDALHLKAIEIIAKSLRDSCAGKPEGVEGMALGQYVAGMGFSNVGLGLVHGMAHPLGAFYDTPHGVANAILLPSLMAYNAEFTGEKYRDIAVAMGVKGVEAMALEEARKAAVDAVQQLSIDVKIPTKLTEVGARAEDIDALAEAAMADVCTGGNPRPAKLEDVKDLYRALM, encoded by the coding sequence ATGCCACGCATGATACTGAATGAAACATCCTATTTCGGGGCGGGCTGTCGTTCCGAACTGGTTACGGAAGTGAAGAATCGCGGTTTTGACAAGGCCTTGATCGTTACCGATGCGGTTCTTGTCAAAAGCGGGGTGGTCGAAAAGGTGACCGCGCTACTCGATAAGGCGGGCCTTGCCTATGAGATCTTTGACAAGGTGATGCCGAACCCGACCATCGCGGTGGTCAAGGAAGGCATCGAGACCTTCAAGAAAGCCGGGGCCGACTATCTGATCGCCATTGGGGGCGGTTCGCCTCAGGATACCTCAAAGGCCATCGGCATCGTCATCAACAATCCCGAATTTGATGACATTCGCAGCCTTGAGGGCGTCGCGCCGACCAAAAAGCCCTGCGTGCCGATCATCGCGCTGGCCACTACTGCGGGGACAGCCGCCGAGGTGACCATCAACTATGTCATCACCGATACCGAGAAACGCCGCAAATTCGTCTGCGTCGACCCGCATGACATTCCCATTGTCGCGATCATTGACAGTGAACTGATGGCTTCGATGCCAACCTCGCTCAAGGCTGCAACGGGCATGGATGCCCTGACCCATGCCATCGAGGGCTATATCACGCTCGGCGCATGGGAGCTGACCGACGCGCTGCATCTGAAGGCCATCGAGATCATCGCCAAGTCGCTGCGCGATTCCTGCGCAGGCAAGCCCGAAGGTGTCGAAGGCATGGCGCTTGGCCAATATGTCGCTGGCATGGGCTTCTCCAATGTCGGGCTTGGACTGGTGCATGGCATGGCCCATCCGCTGGGTGCCTTCTATGACACGCCGCACGGGGTGGCCAATGCCATTCTGCTGCCGAGCCTGATGGCCTATAATGCCGAATTTACCGGTGAGAAATATCGCGATATCGCGGTTGCGATGGGTGTCAAGGGCGTTGAGGCCATGGCGCTGGAAGAGGCCCGCAAGGCTGCGGTTGATGCTGTCCAGCAGCTTTCGATCGATGTCAAGATCCCGACCAAGCTGACGGAAGTGGGGGCAAGGGCCGAGGATATCGACGCGCTGGCAGAAGCTGCCATGGCCGATGTCTGCACTGGCGGCAACCCACGCCCGGCCAAGCTCGAAGACGTCAAGGACCTCTACCGCGCCCTGATGTGA
- the rhaM gene encoding L-rhamnose mutarotase, which produces MERYAFRMKLKPGFEAEYKKRHDEIWPEMVRVLKEAGISQYSIFLDEESGDLFAFLNREEGHRMDDLPKLEVVRKWWQWNAPLMDVKPDNEPVSIALKEMFYMA; this is translated from the coding sequence GTGGAACGTTATGCCTTCAGAATGAAATTAAAACCGGGCTTCGAGGCGGAATATAAAAAGCGCCATGACGAGATCTGGCCCGAAATGGTCCGTGTGCTCAAGGAGGCCGGGATATCCCAATATTCGATCTTTCTGGATGAGGAAAGCGGCGATCTGTTTGCCTTCCTTAATCGGGAAGAAGGGCACCGGATGGATGATTTGCCAAAGTTGGAAGTGGTCCGGAAGTGGTGGCAATGGAATGCACCGCTCATGGATGTGAAACCGGATAACGAACCTGTCTCAATTGCACTCAAGGAAATGTTCTATATGGCCTGA
- a CDS encoding ABC transporter permease — protein MTMIATSKDQNGLEAPTSLSVGSVLKSREIVLIGLLIMVFIGGDASSPWFFDIYNLLDSTAIFSEIAMMALSTALVIICRDIDISMASVMALSSLMMGLASQYFGLGALPICAIGLLTGALCGLFNGFLVTRLKMPAIVVTIGTMSLFRGIAAAILGNGKISDYPDNFTAIGQSYFLDMVPYSFITFVLLSGLFIVFVHYTTIGRSIFALGNNPEGARFSGIRTDRLRFLLFTLNGLMAGLAAVFLTSRLGSTRPDIANGLEMEVITIVVLGGVSLDGGRGTISGVFLAALVIGFLRLAITLNNVPGNILIVFTGTLLILSVALPIIGRKYLPRLRKQKNE, from the coding sequence ATGACCATGATTGCCACCTCCAAAGATCAAAATGGCCTTGAGGCACCAACCTCCCTGTCGGTCGGTTCCGTCCTCAAGTCGCGGGAAATCGTCCTGATCGGCTTGCTGATCATGGTCTTCATTGGCGGCGACGCCTCAAGCCCGTGGTTCTTCGACATTTATAACCTTCTGGATTCAACCGCGATCTTTTCCGAGATAGCGATGATGGCCCTCTCCACGGCGCTGGTGATCATCTGTCGCGACATTGATATTTCAATGGCCTCGGTGATGGCCCTCTCCTCGCTGATGATGGGGCTGGCCAGCCAGTATTTCGGCCTCGGCGCGCTGCCGATCTGTGCCATCGGCCTTTTGACCGGCGCTTTGTGCGGCCTGTTCAACGGCTTTCTGGTCACCCGGCTCAAAATGCCCGCCATCGTGGTCACCATCGGCACCATGTCCCTGTTCCGGGGTATCGCGGCCGCCATTCTGGGCAATGGCAAGATATCGGATTATCCCGATAATTTCACCGCCATCGGGCAGTCCTATTTTCTCGATATGGTGCCCTATTCCTTCATCACCTTCGTGCTGCTTTCGGGCCTGTTCATCGTCTTTGTGCATTACACAACGATCGGGCGATCCATCTTTGCCCTTGGCAACAATCCCGAAGGGGCCCGCTTCTCGGGCATCAGGACCGACCGGCTTCGCTTCCTGCTCTTCACGCTCAATGGACTGATGGCAGGGCTGGCTGCGGTTTTCCTGACCTCGCGACTGGGCAGCACCCGCCCCGACATCGCCAATGGTCTGGAAATGGAGGTAATTACCATCGTCGTGCTCGGCGGCGTCTCGCTTGATGGCGGCAGGGGCACCATCTCGGGGGTCTTTCTGGCGGCCCTTGTCATCGGTTTCCTGCGTCTGGCGATCACGCTCAACAATGTTCCTGGCAATATTCTCATCGTCTTCACAGGCACGCTGTTGATCCTGTCTGTCGCGCTGCCGATCATCGGCCGGAAATATCTGCCAAGGCTGCGCAAACAGAAGAATGAATGA
- a CDS encoding ABC transporter permease, with amino-acid sequence MLKIMKSREALLATSWLALIAIAGIITPNFVTIPALRDLLTDLSILMVLALAQMIVILIRGIDLSVAANLAFTGMMVALLAVANPGLPTIVWPLLCIIIGTFVGMLNGLLISELKIPPIVVTLGTMSVWRGMIFVVSGGAWVVQHQFPEGYLAVPRTPIFGLTLFFWIGLLVTFCMWLMTTQTRFGRELYGMGGNPKAAEYAGVRVKHHEFWVYTLTGALSGLCGWLWTSRYAMANTDVALGFELQTVAACVIGGVAISGGAGTVIGAVFGALFLGTLYNILPVIGVSQFWQQALSGAIILIAVYFNMISRKPPVRRILPMAAAEGAEE; translated from the coding sequence ATGTTGAAGATCATGAAAAGTCGCGAGGCGCTCCTCGCAACCAGCTGGCTGGCGCTGATTGCCATTGCCGGCATCATCACGCCCAATTTCGTTACCATTCCGGCCCTGCGCGACCTGCTTACGGATTTATCCATCCTGATGGTGCTCGCTCTGGCGCAGATGATCGTCATTCTGATCCGGGGCATCGACTTGTCGGTTGCCGCCAATCTGGCCTTCACCGGCATGATGGTGGCGCTTCTGGCGGTTGCCAATCCCGGTCTGCCAACCATCGTGTGGCCCCTCCTCTGTATCATCATCGGCACCTTTGTCGGCATGCTCAACGGGCTTCTGATCTCGGAGCTGAAAATCCCCCCCATTGTGGTGACACTGGGCACCATGAGCGTTTGGCGCGGCATGATTTTCGTTGTCTCTGGTGGTGCATGGGTCGTTCAGCACCAGTTTCCAGAAGGCTATCTGGCGGTGCCGCGCACGCCCATATTCGGGCTGACGCTGTTTTTCTGGATCGGACTGCTGGTCACATTCTGCATGTGGCTGATGACGACGCAGACCCGTTTCGGTCGCGAGCTTTATGGCATGGGCGGCAATCCCAAGGCCGCCGAATATGCCGGCGTCCGGGTCAAGCATCATGAATTCTGGGTCTATACCTTGACGGGGGCTCTGTCGGGCCTTTGCGGCTGGCTCTGGACATCCCGCTATGCCATGGCCAACACCGACGTGGCGCTAGGCTTTGAGTTGCAAACGGTTGCCGCCTGCGTGATTGGTGGAGTGGCCATTTCCGGTGGCGCCGGAACGGTCATCGGCGCAGTATTCGGAGCCCTGTTCCTTGGCACGCTCTATAACATTCTGCCCGTTATCGGGGTGAGCCAGTTCTGGCAGCAGGCTCTTTCGGGCGCCATCATCCTGATTGCCGTCTATTTCAACATGATCAGCCGCAAGCCGCCCGTTCGGCGGATACTTCCCATGGCTGCAGCCGAAGGAGCGGAAGAATGA
- a CDS encoding sugar ABC transporter ATP-binding protein translates to MADHANITPLVELKGITKTFGGIHALKNAECRIYPGEVVALIGENGAGKSTLVKSMTGLYHPDSGTIRIKGIAVKLATAKAAAVMGITAIHQETTLFEELSVVENIFMGHPCLKSNGLLDWKSMHDKARDLLTEVDLHVDPSIMLKQLSLGQQHMVAIARALAEEADVVIMDEPTSSLSSNEIEKLYVIIERLRKMGKGILFISHKFDEIFHIADRYVVFRDGSFVGEGNIADVQEHDLVKMMVGREVETVFPKREVEVGAPLMVVENLGNGIEFKDISFTLHKREILGFYGLVGAGRSEVMRSVMALSPYPFEGSITLDGKAINWRDCSEAIDAGVVYVPEDRRNQGAILPLSIRDNIALPSLKRLANGIWPDKKAEQKLAQDYGRIFAIRAANIEQPVEDLSGGNQQKVVLSRWLATEPNVVIVDEPTRGIDVGAKSAVHDALGSMVEQDLSVLLVSSELPELMGMADRIIVMRLGEIVAEIDRKDFDAEVIAAYATGAKAPQLRSNEKVA, encoded by the coding sequence ATGGCTGATCATGCGAACATCACTCCCCTTGTCGAGCTCAAGGGGATCACCAAGACATTTGGTGGCATTCATGCTCTCAAAAACGCCGAATGCCGGATCTATCCCGGTGAAGTTGTCGCGCTGATTGGCGAAAATGGAGCCGGCAAATCAACGCTCGTCAAATCGATGACGGGGCTTTATCACCCCGATAGCGGAACCATCAGGATCAAGGGCATTGCCGTCAAGCTGGCGACAGCCAAGGCCGCTGCGGTCATGGGCATCACCGCCATTCACCAGGAAACGACGCTGTTTGAGGAACTCTCGGTCGTCGAGAATATCTTCATGGGCCATCCCTGCCTCAAGAGCAATGGTCTGCTCGACTGGAAGAGCATGCATGACAAGGCAAGAGACCTGCTGACAGAGGTGGATCTGCATGTTGATCCCTCCATCATGCTCAAGCAGCTCAGCCTCGGGCAGCAGCATATGGTGGCAATCGCCCGCGCTCTGGCTGAAGAGGCCGATGTGGTCATCATGGATGAGCCGACCTCCTCGCTGTCTTCCAATGAAATTGAAAAGCTCTATGTGATCATCGAGCGCCTGAGAAAGATGGGAAAGGGCATCCTTTTCATCTCCCATAAATTCGACGAGATCTTCCATATTGCAGACCGCTATGTGGTTTTCCGAGACGGCAGCTTTGTTGGCGAGGGCAACATCGCCGATGTTCAGGAGCATGATCTGGTCAAGATGATGGTCGGGCGCGAGGTCGAAACCGTTTTTCCCAAAAGGGAAGTCGAAGTCGGTGCCCCGCTGATGGTGGTTGAAAATCTCGGCAACGGCATCGAATTCAAGGATATTTCCTTCACCTTGCACAAGCGCGAAATTCTGGGCTTCTATGGTCTGGTCGGCGCCGGTCGCTCCGAGGTGATGCGCTCGGTCATGGCCTTGAGCCCCTATCCGTTTGAGGGCTCGATCACGCTGGATGGCAAGGCGATCAACTGGCGCGACTGCTCCGAAGCGATTGATGCCGGTGTCGTCTATGTGCCCGAGGACAGGCGCAATCAGGGAGCCATTCTGCCCCTCTCCATTCGCGACAATATCGCATTGCCATCGCTGAAAAGGCTGGCCAACGGCATTTGGCCCGACAAGAAGGCCGAGCAGAAGCTGGCACAGGATTATGGCCGGATCTTTGCCATCCGGGCGGCCAATATCGAGCAGCCTGTCGAAGATCTTTCCGGCGGCAACCAGCAAAAGGTGGTTCTGTCGCGCTGGCTGGCGACAGAACCCAATGTGGTGATTGTCGATGAACCGACCCGGGGCATTGATGTCGGGGCCAAATCGGCGGTGCATGACGCCCTTGGCTCGATGGTCGAGCAGGATCTGTCCGTGCTGCTGGTTTCCTCCGAGCTGCCCGAACTGATGGGCATGGCGGATCGCATCATCGTGATGCGGCTGGGAGAAATCGTTGCCGAAATCGACCGCAAGGATTTCGATGCCGAGGTCATCGCCGCCTATGCAACGGGCGCAAAGGCACCGCAACTTCGTTCCAACGAAAAGGTGGCATAA
- the rhaS gene encoding rhamnose ABC transporter substrate-binding protein, which translates to MKMKKLLPLAIAGLLATSAMATAADLRIAMVPKSLGNAFFEAARDGGMEAAEQLGGVELIFNAPAVVTAEGQIEVINALIAQRVDAIAISSNDPDALVPVAKKAMKRGIKVLSFDSAIAAEGRQLHLHPATAAGAAKAQLEMAVDAIGPEGEIAILSETPQSTNQNEWIEEMKKLLPSDAFSKLKLVDVAYGMGQSDKSYRETIALLRRYPDLKAIIAPSTVAISAAAKAVEDQDMVGKVYVTGLGLPSELAGYVHTGSIKSFAIWNPIDLGYAATYLAYDLIKQDDVKAGDEMDAGRMGKFTLDDKLETSLPQPFVYDASNVDKYSKIF; encoded by the coding sequence ATGAAAATGAAGAAGCTACTACCGTTGGCAATTGCAGGTCTTCTGGCGACATCCGCCATGGCGACGGCTGCTGACTTACGCATCGCCATGGTTCCAAAGAGCCTTGGCAACGCCTTTTTTGAAGCTGCTCGTGACGGAGGAATGGAAGCAGCTGAACAATTGGGCGGTGTTGAACTGATCTTCAACGCACCGGCTGTGGTGACCGCAGAAGGTCAGATCGAAGTGATCAATGCGCTGATCGCTCAGCGCGTTGATGCTATCGCGATTTCTTCCAACGATCCGGACGCTCTGGTTCCGGTCGCCAAGAAGGCCATGAAACGCGGCATCAAGGTGCTTTCCTTCGATTCCGCGATTGCGGCTGAAGGCCGTCAGTTGCATCTGCATCCGGCAACCGCTGCCGGTGCTGCCAAGGCCCAGCTGGAAATGGCAGTTGACGCCATCGGTCCGGAAGGCGAAATCGCCATCCTGTCCGAAACCCCTCAATCCACCAACCAGAATGAGTGGATTGAAGAGATGAAGAAGCTGCTTCCAAGCGACGCCTTCTCGAAACTGAAACTGGTCGATGTTGCCTACGGTATGGGGCAGTCGGATAAGTCCTATCGTGAAACCATCGCCCTGCTGCGCCGCTATCCTGATCTCAAGGCCATTATCGCCCCGTCAACCGTTGCCATTTCGGCTGCGGCAAAGGCGGTGGAAGATCAGGACATGGTCGGCAAGGTCTATGTCACCGGTCTGGGGCTTCCCTCCGAACTGGCGGGCTATGTTCATACCGGTTCGATCAAGTCCTTCGCGATCTGGAACCCGATCGATCTGGGCTATGCGGCAACCTATCTCGCCTATGATCTCATCAAGCAGGATGACGTCAAGGCCGGTGATGAAATGGATGCCGGTCGCATGGGGAAATTCACGCTCGACGACAAGCTGGAAACCTCTCTTCCTCAGCCATTTGTCTATGACGCAAGCAACGTCGACAAATATTCCAAGATCTTCTGA
- the rhaD gene encoding rhamnulose-1-phosphate aldolase has product MTQFSHPIPFVQQIASLARLCWEMGWNEANGGNISWRLPTEEVESVLARRYPNVAPGQPVKLPQPQPTLDGDYFIVTGTGQYFRHATEFPDQVFGIVRIVENGAAYQTVWGFSNGGRPTSEFATHLAGHAVRKRVSEGRERIILHCHAPEFIALSYILPLDSQELTMALWTKMPECIVIFPDGVRIVPPMLPGTTSIADASVREMEKGRIISWSHHGIFASEATPDSVFGLVETIEKAAGIHRKVLSAGGQKQTISNELLAELADYFSSMLVCKPEIPEVKQE; this is encoded by the coding sequence ATGACACAATTTTCCCATCCAATCCCCTTTGTTCAGCAAATTGCTTCCCTTGCGCGCCTGTGCTGGGAGATGGGCTGGAATGAAGCCAATGGCGGCAATATTTCATGGCGCCTGCCAACCGAGGAAGTGGAAAGCGTGCTGGCGCGGCGCTATCCGAATGTGGCTCCGGGCCAGCCAGTCAAACTGCCACAGCCGCAGCCGACCCTTGACGGAGACTATTTCATCGTCACCGGCACCGGACAATATTTCCGCCATGCCACCGAATTTCCCGATCAGGTTTTCGGTATCGTGCGGATCGTTGAAAATGGCGCGGCCTATCAGACGGTCTGGGGCTTCAGCAATGGCGGGCGGCCTACCAGCGAATTTGCCACCCATCTTGCCGGTCATGCGGTGCGCAAGCGGGTTTCGGAAGGGCGCGAGAGGATCATCCTGCATTGTCATGCCCCCGAATTCATCGCGCTGAGCTATATTCTGCCGCTCGACAGTCAGGAACTGACCATGGCGCTCTGGACCAAGATGCCAGAATGCATCGTGATCTTCCCCGATGGCGTGCGCATCGTTCCGCCCATGCTGCCCGGAACCACCAGCATCGCCGATGCGTCGGTCAGGGAGATGGAGAAGGGGCGCATCATTTCCTGGTCGCATCACGGCATCTTCGCCTCCGAAGCCACACCGGATTCTGTCTTCGGGCTGGTGGAGACAATCGAGAAGGCCGCAGGCATCCATCGCAAGGTGCTTTCCGCCGGGGGTCAGAAACAGACCATCTCGAATGAACTTCTGGCCGAACTGGCTGACTATTTCTCTTCAATGCTGGTTTGCAAACCAGAGATTCCTGAGGTGAAGCAAGAATAA
- a CDS encoding L-rhamnose isomerase — MTRLDYDAAREAFAEWGLDTEAAMTSLAGIPISMHCWQGDDVVGFEASEGGSAGGIQITGNYPGRARTVAELRADLEFAYGKIAGNHRLNLHASYLDTDERPARDELEYSHFASWVDWAKENDLGLDFNPTFFAHPRVHENLTLSHPDRGIRDFWIRHGQCCRAIAARFGQELSSPCVDNIWVPDGYKDTPVDRLAARERLESAIDEMLATSYDPAYMLDAVESKLFGIGIEACTVGSHEFYLGYAIRKGTLLCLDMGHFHPTENIADKLSSVSMSVKEILLHVSRPMRWDSDHVILLNDDILAMAQELVFSDLLGRTHIGLDFFDATISRTAAWVIGTRNMQKALLRALLMPQEMLKTAEHELDFTQRFMITEQLKDLPYGVIWDEFCSRNNVPTGKALIADLTAYQASVVSRG; from the coding sequence ATGACACGCCTTGATTATGATGCCGCCCGCGAGGCTTTTGCCGAATGGGGCTTGGATACCGAAGCCGCCATGACCAGCCTTGCAGGCATTCCTATTTCCATGCATTGCTGGCAGGGAGATGACGTGGTCGGCTTCGAGGCGAGCGAAGGCGGCAGCGCCGGAGGCATCCAGATCACCGGCAACTATCCGGGGCGGGCCAGAACGGTAGCCGAGCTGCGTGCGGATCTGGAATTTGCCTATGGCAAGATTGCCGGCAACCATCGGCTCAACCTGCATGCCAGCTATTTGGATACAGATGAGAGGCCAGCCCGCGACGAACTGGAATACAGCCATTTTGCCAGTTGGGTGGATTGGGCCAAAGAGAATGACCTCGGGCTCGATTTCAACCCCACCTTCTTTGCCCACCCCAGAGTGCATGAAAATCTCACACTCAGCCACCCGGACAGAGGCATTCGCGATTTCTGGATCCGCCATGGCCAGTGCTGTCGTGCCATTGCCGCCCGGTTTGGGCAGGAGCTTTCCAGCCCATGCGTTGACAATATCTGGGTTCCCGATGGCTACAAGGATACCCCGGTAGACCGTCTGGCGGCGCGGGAACGTCTTGAAAGTGCCATCGACGAGATGCTTGCCACTTCCTATGATCCGGCGTACATGCTCGATGCGGTCGAATCCAAGCTGTTTGGCATCGGCATCGAGGCCTGCACGGTTGGCAGTCATGAATTCTATCTGGGCTATGCCATCCGCAAGGGCACCCTGCTGTGTCTGGATATGGGACATTTCCATCCCACCGAGAATATCGCCGACAAGCTTTCTTCCGTCTCGATGTCGGTCAAGGAAATCCTGCTGCATGTCAGCCGCCCGATGCGCTGGGACAGCGATCACGTGATCCTGCTCAATGACGACATTCTGGCAATGGCGCAGGAACTGGTCTTTAGCGACCTGCTTGGCCGCACACATATCGGCCTTGATTTCTTCGATGCCACCATTTCCCGCACGGCAGCATGGGTGATCGGTACGCGCAATATGCAGAAAGCCCTGCTGCGCGCTCTGCTGATGCCGCAGGAGATGCTGAAGACAGCCGAACATGAGCTGGATTTCACACAACGCTTCATGATTACCGAGCAATTGAAAGATCTTCCCTATGGCGTCATCTGGGATGAATTCTGCTCTCGCAACAATGTTCCAACGGGCAAGGCGCTCATTGCCGATCTCACGGCCTATCAGGCCAGTGTAGTCTCTCGCGGATAA